The Pseudomonas parafulva genome includes a window with the following:
- the argJ gene encoding bifunctional glutamate N-acetyltransferase/amino-acid acetyltransferase ArgJ, whose amino-acid sequence MAVGLGPLPTLHPVPGFELGIASAGIKRPGRKDVVVMRCAEGSSVAGVFTLNAFCAAPVILAKQRVQGTVRYLLTNTGNANAGTGAPGLEAAQRTCAKLAELAGVPAESVLPFSTGVIGEPLPVEKIEGALQAALDNLSENNWAEAATGIMTTDTLPKGASRQFQHDGVTVTVTGISKGAGMIRPNMATMLGYIATDAKVAPGVLKDLMLDGANKSFNRITIDGDTSTNDCCMLIATGQADLPEVTQASGALFEALKKAVFEVCMEVAQAIVRDGEGATKFVTVQVNGGGNHQECLDVGYAVAHSPLIKTALFASDPNWGRILAAVGRAGVPALDVSLIDVYLDEVCIASQGGRSPSYTEDQGARVMAQEEITIRIDLGRGQCSETIWTTDLSHEYVKINAEYRT is encoded by the coding sequence ATGGCTGTTGGTCTTGGTCCTTTGCCTACGCTGCACCCTGTCCCGGGTTTCGAACTCGGCATTGCCTCTGCCGGCATCAAGCGCCCGGGGCGCAAGGATGTGGTGGTCATGCGCTGCGCCGAGGGTTCGAGTGTGGCCGGTGTGTTCACCCTCAACGCCTTCTGCGCCGCCCCCGTGATCCTGGCCAAGCAGCGGGTACAGGGCACCGTGCGCTACCTGCTGACCAACACTGGCAATGCCAATGCCGGTACGGGCGCCCCCGGCCTGGAAGCTGCGCAGCGGACCTGCGCTAAACTCGCCGAGCTTGCCGGTGTGCCCGCCGAATCGGTTTTGCCGTTCTCCACCGGCGTGATTGGTGAGCCCCTGCCGGTCGAGAAGATCGAAGGCGCCTTGCAAGCTGCCCTGGATAACTTGTCGGAAAACAACTGGGCTGAAGCGGCCACAGGCATCATGACCACCGACACCTTGCCCAAGGGCGCGAGCCGTCAGTTCCAGCACGACGGCGTGACCGTGACCGTAACCGGTATCAGCAAGGGTGCGGGCATGATCCGCCCGAACATGGCAACCATGCTGGGCTACATCGCCACCGACGCCAAGGTCGCGCCAGGGGTACTCAAGGACTTGATGCTGGACGGGGCCAACAAATCGTTCAACCGCATCACCATCGACGGCGATACTTCGACCAACGACTGCTGCATGCTCATCGCCACCGGTCAGGCCGACCTGCCGGAAGTCACCCAGGCCAGCGGAGCCCTGTTCGAAGCCTTGAAAAAGGCAGTTTTCGAGGTTTGCATGGAGGTGGCCCAGGCCATTGTCCGTGACGGTGAAGGGGCGACCAAGTTCGTGACCGTGCAGGTCAACGGCGGTGGCAATCATCAGGAATGCCTGGACGTCGGCTACGCGGTGGCGCACTCGCCGCTGATCAAGACCGCACTGTTCGCCTCCGATCCGAACTGGGGCCGCATCCTTGCAGCGGTTGGGCGTGCCGGCGTGCCCGCGCTGGATGTGAGCCTGATCGATGTGTACCTGGATGAGGTGTGCATTGCCAGCCAGGGCGGCCGTAGCCCAAGCTACACCGAAGACCAGGGCGCCCGGGTGATGGCCCAGGAAGAAATCACCATCCGTATCGACCTTGGCCGTGGTCAGTGCAGTGAAACCATCTGGACCACCGACCTTTCTCACGAATACGTGAAGATCAACGCCGAGTACCGCACCTGA